One window from the genome of Cryptomeria japonica chromosome 6, Sugi_1.0, whole genome shotgun sequence encodes:
- the LOC131067307 gene encoding uncharacterized protein LOC131067307, with translation MGIEEMAVSEFDNQSSIRTADRIKFLYSYGGRIVPRHGDWKLRYVGGDTRVMAADRNITFADLMAKMAEVLGSSPVLKCQLPNQDPDALVSIKSDEDLHNILEEYNRQGIKQGSSKVRAFLFPRTRNPSKQPVAPTSMAARTGCRHPSHQPRRATSQSPYARSDYQYNTSARCASKTIPDRAISSGYMEYQHCLRSFFINNRSPSPLCCHYYTSPSPFPSTQNTQQHIRSYMKVA, from the exons ATGGGAATCGAGGAGATGGCTGTTTCAGAGTTTGATAATCAGTCTTCGATTAGGACCGCCGATCGAATTAAGTTTCTGTACAGCTATGGAGGGAGAATTGTTCCTCGCCATGGCGATTGGAAGCTCCGCTACGTGGGCGGCGATACCAGAGTCATGGCCGCCGACAGAAACATCACATTTGCAG ATCTTATGGCCAAAATGGCAGAGGTCTTAGGTTCGAGCCCCGTGCTCAAGTGCCAGTTGCCCAATCAAGACCCGGATGCTCTGGTCTCCATTAAATCCGACGAGGACCTGCACAACATACTGGAGGAATACAACAGGCAAGGAATCAAACAGGGCTCCTCCAAAGTGCGGGCTTTTCTGTTCCCGAGAACCCGAAACCCCTCAAAGCAACCTGTGGCGCCCACTTCCATGGCTGCCCGGACTGGTTGCAGGCACCCCAGTCATCAGCCTCGGCGGGCAACGAGCCAGTCCCCTTATGCCCGTTCAGATTATCAATACAATACTTCAGCCAGGTGTGCAAGTAAAACGATTCCAGACAGAGCCATTTCATCAGGTTACATGGAATACCAGCACTGCCTGCGATCATTTTTTATAAACAACCGGTCGCCTTCACCTCTATGTTGTCATTATTACACTTCCCCTTCGCCATTTCCTTCAACACAGAATACCCAGCAACATATAAGATCATACATGAAAGTGGCCTAG